One part of the Arabidopsis thaliana chromosome 1 sequence genome encodes these proteins:
- a CDS encoding hydroxyproline-rich glycoprotein family protein (hydroxyproline-rich glycoprotein family protein; BEST Arabidopsis thaliana protein match is: unknown protein (TAIR:AT2G16190.1); Has 882 Blast hits to 731 proteins in 140 species: Archae - 0; Bacteria - 49; Metazoa - 218; Fungi - 71; Plants - 381; Viruses - 66; Other Eukaryotes - 97 (source: NCBI BLink).) — translation MTNQSHDDDDDDEQLPRSLFRLVSLPQKTMTNQTHDDDDDDEQLPLSLTLGSTSYSSQIRPVKSPVPIAPPPEFPGPVTTWPTPADFLATRSMVPDPPPPSHQIPLWMSNYFQQTPNPPQLVTHFFPPSGLAPPSSNLTPPPVKRPVTGSVRIYRSRSTVSKKSDTISPPFPWATNRRGEIQSLEYLESNQITTITGEVQCRHCEKVYQVSYNLRERFAEVVKFYLTEKRKMRDRAHKDWAYPEQRRCELCGREKAVKPVIAERKSQINWLFLLLGQTLGFCTLEQLKNFCKHSKNHRTGAKDRVLYLTYMGLCKMLQPKSDLFTCVAGKR, via the coding sequence ATGACGAATCAGTCtcatgatgatgacgatgacgaTGAGCAGCTTCCTCGTTCGCTATTCAGACTCGTTTCGCTTCCCCAAAAAACCATGACGAATCAGACtcatgatgatgacgatgacgaTGAGCAGCTTCCTCTTTCGCTAACCTTGGGCTCAACATCGTATTCCTCTCAGATCCGTCCTGTGAAGTCACCGGTTCCTATAGCTCCACCACCGGAATTCCCTGGACCTGTGACAACGTGGCCAACACCTGCTGATTTTCTGGCGACGCGGTCTATGGTGCCTGATCCCCCTCCGCCGTCTCATCAGATACCTTTATGGATGAGCAACTATTTTCAACAGACACCGAATCCGCCTCAGCTGGTTACTCATTTCTTCCCGCCGTCAGGTTTAGCTCCACCTTCGTCAAATCTAACTCCTCCGCCGGTGAAGAGACCAGTAACCGGTTCCGTTCGTATTTATAGATCACGATCAACCGTAAGTAAGAAATCCGATACGATTTCTCCGCCGTTTCCATGGGCGACTAATCGCCGTGGGGAGATACAAAGCCTTGAGTATCTCGAATCGAATCAGATCACAACCATCACCGGAGAGGTACAATGTCGACACTGCGAGAAAGTGTATCAGGTTAGCTACAATCTAAGGGAGAGATTCGCTGAGGTTGTGAAGTTTTATTTGACggagaagaggaaaatgaGGGACAGAGCTCATAAGGATTGGGCGTATCCAGAGCAACGGAGATGTGAGCTTTGTGGCCGTGAAAAAGCTGTGAAACCGGTGATTGCTGAACGGAAAAGTCAGATTAATTggttgtttttgcttttgggaCAAACGTTGGGTTTTTGTACATTGGAGCAGCTTAAGAATTTCTGCAAACATTCCAAGAATCATCGTACTGGTGCTAAGGATCGTGTTCTTTACTTGACGTATATGGGTCTCTGCAAGATGCTTCAGCCTAAATCTGACCTCTTTACCTGTGTCGCCGGAAAGCGGTGA